The following coding sequences are from one Gossypium hirsutum isolate 1008001.06 chromosome A12, Gossypium_hirsutum_v2.1, whole genome shotgun sequence window:
- the LOC107941632 gene encoding cytochrome P450 71A1 isoform X2 produces MNFPKMMTLWKDYKKGQVLGFTHCLDLQMELSVAKLPSTPLFLCLVLPLFTLMIWLKLQTNGRKRLKLPPSPPKLPFIGNIHQLGKLPHRSLRDLSRKYGSLLLLQLGHNQTLVVSSADMVKEIVKNHDVAFSDRPSTTAANILFYGCTDVAFAPYGEYWRQARKVCVTELLTLRRVNSFQFLRDDEVEVTIDKLRRASFKGEAVNLTELLMVASNNQISRSALGRKFDDEDGKSKFGLLGRRLLILMMTFCVGDMFPYLKWVDVLRGLTSSLKQVKNEFDTFFDQIREEDRSSQNNGERDFFSILLKLQENGLLEDMFLAGTDTTSTTLEWVMAELMKNPNVMKKVQKEIRNVVGKKAKIDMKDVDEMNYLKCVIKETLRLHPAVPLLVPRRTTSKINIGGYDIPSNIMVFFNSWAIHRDPEVWEKPEEFIPERFEKSSDDFKSQDFEYIPFGFGRRGCPGMAFAVAFIVDLVANLLYWFDWKLPDGENAENLDMDEGYGLTVFKKAPLRVFPIFRNFESQVDRV; encoded by the exons ATGAACTTCCCGAAAATGATGACCCTCTGGAAAGACTATAAGAAGGGCCAAGTGCTGGGTTTCACTCACTGTTTAGATTTGCAGATGGAGTTGAGTGTAGCTAAACTTCCCAGCACTCCATTGTTTCTATGTCTTGTTCTTCCCCTGTTTACCCTTATGATTTGGCTTAAGTTACAAACAAATGGCCGAAAAAGACTTAAGTTGCCGCCATCACCCCCCAAACTCCCATTCATCGGCAACATTCATCAACTCGGCAAGCTTCCCCACCGCTCCCTCCGAGATCTCTCCAGGAAATATGGCTCACTCTTGCTACTTCAATTGGGCCATAACCAGACGCTGGTGGTTTCATCAGCCGACATGGTTAAAGAAATTGTCAAAAATCATGATGTTGCTTTCTCAGATAGACCAAGTACCACTGCCGCTAACATCTTGTTTTACGGTTGCACCGATGTGGCTTTCGCACCGTATGGCGAGTACTGGAGACAAGCTAGGAAGGTGTGTGTCACTGAGCTTTTGACTCTTCGAAGAGTTAACTCGTTTCAGTTCTTGAGAGATGATGAAGTTGAAGTCACCATTGATAAACTCCGCCGAGCTTCTTTCAAGGGAGAGGCTGTTAACCTGACGGAGTTGCTGATGGTTGCTTCGAATAACCAGATTTCGAGAAGTGCTCTGGGTCGAAAATTCGACGACGAAGATGGGAAAAGCAAGTTTGGGTTGTTGGGTAGAAGGCTTTTGATCCTTATGATGACTTTTTGTGTTGGCGACATGTTTCCTTACTTGAAGTGGGTTGATGTTCTTCGAGGATTAACATCAAGCTTGAAACAAGTTAAAAACGAATTTGATACATTTTTTGATCAGATCCGTGAAGAAGATAGATCTTCTCAAAACAATGGAGAAAGGGACTTTTTTTCTATTCTGCTCAAACTCCAAGAAAATGGCTTGCTTGAG GATATGTTTCTTGCTGGAACTGATACAACTTCAACAACGCTAGAATGGGTAATGGCTGAACTAATGAAAAACCCGAACGTCATGAAAAAGGTTCAAAAAGAGATAAGAAATGTGGTTGGAAAGAAAGCAAAGATAGATATGAAGGATGTAGATGAAATGAATTACTTAAAATGTGTAATCAAAGAAACTTTAAGGCTTCATCCAGCTGTTCCACTCCTTGTTCCTCGACGAACAACGTCAAAGATTAACATCGGAGGTTACGATATTCCTTCAAATATCATGGTTTTCTTTAATTCCTGGGCGATTCATAGGGACCCTGAAGTGTGGGAGAAACCAGAAGAGTTTATACCAGAAAGATTCGAGAAAAGCTCAGATGATTTCAAAAGTCAAGATTTTGAGTACATCCCATTTGGTTTCGGCCGAAGGGGTTGTCCCGGAATGGCGTTTGCAGTGGCCTTCATTGTTGATCTGGTTGCTAATCTTCTGTACTGGTTCGATTGGAAATTACCTGACGGTGAAAATGCCGAGAATTTAGACATGGATGAAGGCTATGGGCTCACTGTTTTCAAGAAAGCCCCTCTTCGTGTTTTTCCCATATTTAGAAATTTCGAATCTCAAGTTGATCGGGTGTAA
- the LOC107941632 gene encoding cytochrome P450 71A1 isoform X1 — protein MNFPKMMTLWKDYKKGQVLGFTHCLDLQMELSVAKLPSTPLFLCLVLPLFTLMIWLKLQTNGRKRLKLPPSPPKLPFIGNIHQLGKLPHRSLRDLSRKYGSLLLLQLGHNQTLVVSSADMVKEIVKNHDVAFSDRPSTTAANILFYGCTDVAFAPYGEYWRQARKVCVTELLTLRRVNSFQFLRDDEVEVTIDKLRRASFKGEAVNLTELLMVASNNQISRSALGRKFDDEDGKSKFGLLGRRLLILMMTFCVGDMFPYLKWVDVLRGLTSSLKQVKNEFDTFFDQIREEDRSSQNNGERDFFSILLKLQENGLLEVDLTPDNIKAIILDMFLAGTDTTSTTLEWVMAELMKNPNVMKKVQKEIRNVVGKKAKIDMKDVDEMNYLKCVIKETLRLHPAVPLLVPRRTTSKINIGGYDIPSNIMVFFNSWAIHRDPEVWEKPEEFIPERFEKSSDDFKSQDFEYIPFGFGRRGCPGMAFAVAFIVDLVANLLYWFDWKLPDGENAENLDMDEGYGLTVFKKAPLRVFPIFRNFESQVDRV, from the exons ATGAACTTCCCGAAAATGATGACCCTCTGGAAAGACTATAAGAAGGGCCAAGTGCTGGGTTTCACTCACTGTTTAGATTTGCAGATGGAGTTGAGTGTAGCTAAACTTCCCAGCACTCCATTGTTTCTATGTCTTGTTCTTCCCCTGTTTACCCTTATGATTTGGCTTAAGTTACAAACAAATGGCCGAAAAAGACTTAAGTTGCCGCCATCACCCCCCAAACTCCCATTCATCGGCAACATTCATCAACTCGGCAAGCTTCCCCACCGCTCCCTCCGAGATCTCTCCAGGAAATATGGCTCACTCTTGCTACTTCAATTGGGCCATAACCAGACGCTGGTGGTTTCATCAGCCGACATGGTTAAAGAAATTGTCAAAAATCATGATGTTGCTTTCTCAGATAGACCAAGTACCACTGCCGCTAACATCTTGTTTTACGGTTGCACCGATGTGGCTTTCGCACCGTATGGCGAGTACTGGAGACAAGCTAGGAAGGTGTGTGTCACTGAGCTTTTGACTCTTCGAAGAGTTAACTCGTTTCAGTTCTTGAGAGATGATGAAGTTGAAGTCACCATTGATAAACTCCGCCGAGCTTCTTTCAAGGGAGAGGCTGTTAACCTGACGGAGTTGCTGATGGTTGCTTCGAATAACCAGATTTCGAGAAGTGCTCTGGGTCGAAAATTCGACGACGAAGATGGGAAAAGCAAGTTTGGGTTGTTGGGTAGAAGGCTTTTGATCCTTATGATGACTTTTTGTGTTGGCGACATGTTTCCTTACTTGAAGTGGGTTGATGTTCTTCGAGGATTAACATCAAGCTTGAAACAAGTTAAAAACGAATTTGATACATTTTTTGATCAGATCCGTGAAGAAGATAGATCTTCTCAAAACAATGGAGAAAGGGACTTTTTTTCTATTCTGCTCAAACTCCAAGAAAATGGCTTGCTTGAGGTGGACCTCACTCCAGACAACATCAAAGCAATCATACTG GATATGTTTCTTGCTGGAACTGATACAACTTCAACAACGCTAGAATGGGTAATGGCTGAACTAATGAAAAACCCGAACGTCATGAAAAAGGTTCAAAAAGAGATAAGAAATGTGGTTGGAAAGAAAGCAAAGATAGATATGAAGGATGTAGATGAAATGAATTACTTAAAATGTGTAATCAAAGAAACTTTAAGGCTTCATCCAGCTGTTCCACTCCTTGTTCCTCGACGAACAACGTCAAAGATTAACATCGGAGGTTACGATATTCCTTCAAATATCATGGTTTTCTTTAATTCCTGGGCGATTCATAGGGACCCTGAAGTGTGGGAGAAACCAGAAGAGTTTATACCAGAAAGATTCGAGAAAAGCTCAGATGATTTCAAAAGTCAAGATTTTGAGTACATCCCATTTGGTTTCGGCCGAAGGGGTTGTCCCGGAATGGCGTTTGCAGTGGCCTTCATTGTTGATCTGGTTGCTAATCTTCTGTACTGGTTCGATTGGAAATTACCTGACGGTGAAAATGCCGAGAATTTAGACATGGATGAAGGCTATGGGCTCACTGTTTTCAAGAAAGCCCCTCTTCGTGTTTTTCCCATATTTAGAAATTTCGAATCTCAAGTTGATCGGGTGTAA